A region from the Salvia splendens isolate huo1 chromosome 15, SspV2, whole genome shotgun sequence genome encodes:
- the LOC121766510 gene encoding villin-3-like, translating into MSNAAKSLEPAFQGVGQKAGLEIWRIENFQPVPLPKLDYGKFYCGDSYIILQTIAGRGGGYHYDVHFWLGKDTSQDEAGTAAIKTVELDAVLGGRAVQYRELQGHESDKFLSYFKPCIIPLEGGVASGFKTPEEEEFETRLYICKGKRVVRLKQVPFSRSSLNHDDVFILDTENKIYQFNGANSNIQERGKALEVVQFLKDKYHEGTCDVAIVDDGKLKAESDSGEFWVLFGGFAPIGKKVITDDDVVADKTSPQLYSIKDGNANAIEGELSKSLLENNRCYLLDCGNEIFLWVGRVTQVDERKAASQAAEEFVISQSRPKSTQIIGLIQGHENHAFKSKFDSWPVASTTAVVEEGRGKVAALLKQKGGGVKAATKNAPVVEDIAPPLLEGGGKLEVWRINGSEKTAVPAEEIGKFYRGDCYIVLYTYNHHERKEDFYLCSWIGKDSVQEEVESATRLCNTMYNTLKGRPVQSRIYQGKEPPQFIAIFQPMVTLKGGMSSGYKDRIAEKGGKDETYTADGVALFCISGTSVHNNKALQVDAVATSLNSNQCFVLQSGTTNFCWIGNQSTVEQQQLGVKVAEFLKPGSPIKHTKEGTESSVFWGAVGGKKAHTSKKSVSETPRDPHLFAYSINKGKLEVEEIYRFSQDDLLTEDMLILDTHAEVIVWVGQLVDTKEKQSAFEIGQKYVEMAASLDGLAPNVPLYKVSEGNEPCFFTTYFSWDPAKASVYGNSFQKKALQLFGYGNEDKSNSSNNEGPTQRASALAALNTAFNSTSSPKPVIAPRGQGQRAAAVAALSSVLTAEKRSPESSPGRRLRSPRAESSPTARTPRKNTDVSAFAEEANENLEGKDSELAEPNEDANEEENEQDEGASKAVEGTYSYEQLKSKSVPGIDSKHREAYLSEEEFQTVFEMSKEAFYQTPKWKQDLLKKKAELF; encoded by the exons ATGTCTAACGCAGCAAAATCTCTGGAACCTGCTTTTCAGGGAGTTGGTCAAAAAGC AGGGCTTGAGATATGGAGAATTGAGAACTTCCAACCAGTTCCCTTGCCAAAACTTGACTATGGGAAATTCTACTGCGGAGATTCTTATATCATTCTACAG ACAATTGCTGGAAGAGGAGGCGGTTATCATTATGATGTACACTTCTGGCTCGGAAAGGATACTAGCCAA GATGAAGCAGGGACTGCGGCTATCAAAACTGTCGAACTTGATGCAGTTCTTGGCGGCCGTGCTGTTCAGTACAGAGAATTGCAAGGACACGAGTCTGACAAATTCTTGTCATACTTTAAACCTTGTATCATACCACTAGAAGGTGGTGTTGCATCCGGGTTTAAGACACCCGAAGAAGAAGAGTTTGAAACTCGATTATACATCTGTAAAGGAAAACGTGTTGTAAGGTTGAAACAG GTCCCGTTCTCCCGATCATCATTGAATCACGACGATGTCTTTATTCTCGACACTGAAAACAAGATATATCAGTTCAATGGTGCAAACTCCAACATTCAAGAAAGGGGAAAGGCATTAGAAGTAGTCCAGTTTCTGAAGGACAAGTACCACGAAGGGACTTGTGATGTTGCAATCGTTG ATGATGGAAAATTAAAAGCTGAATCAGATTCTGGTGAATTCTGGGTTCTCTTCGGAGGTTTTGCTCCCATTGGTAAAAAAGTTATCACTGACGATGATGTTGTTGCGGATAAGACTTCCCCACAACTTTACAG CATAAAAGATGGCAATGCTAATGCCATAGAAGGAGAGCTTTCCAAGTCACTTCTTGAAAATAACAGATGTTATTTGTTGGATTGTGGCAATGAGATATTTCTTTGGGTTGGCCGAGTGACTCAAGTTGACGAGAGAAAAGCTGCTAGTCAAGCTGCAGAG GAGTTTGTTATTAGCCAAAGTAGACCAAAATCAACACAAATAATCGGGCTTATTCAGGGTCATGAAAATCATGCTTTCAAATCCAAGTTTGACTCCTGGCCAGTGGCATCAACTACTGCTGTTGTCGAGGAGGGAAGGGGGAAAGTAGCAG CCTTACTGAAACAGAAAGGTGGTGGCGTAAAGGCAGCTACTAAAAATGCTCCAGTTGTCGAGGACATCGCTCCTCCTTTGCTTGAAGGAGGTGGAAAACTAGAG GTTTGGCGAATCAATGGCAGCGAGAAAACTGCAGTTCCAGCAGAAGAAATTGGAAAATTTTACCGTGGGGATTGCTACATTGTGCTCTACACATACAATCACCATGAAAGAAAGGAGGATTTCTACTTGTGTAGCTGGATTGGGAAAGACAGTGTTCAG GAAGAAGTAGAGTCAGCTACTAGATTGTGTAATACAATGTATAACACACTAAAAGGGAGACCAGTGCAG AGCCGGATATATCAAGGGAAAGAGCCACCTCAGTTTATAGCCATATTCCAGCCCATGGTGACCCTTAAG GGTGGAATGAGCTCTGGTTACAAGGATCGTATAGCTGAAAAGGGCGGAAAAGATGAGACCTACACTGCCGATGGTGTTGCATTATTCTGCATATCTGGAACTTCTGTGCATAATAATAAAGCTCTGCAAGTTGATGCG GTGGCCACATCATTGAACTCGAACCAGTGTTTTGTGCTTCAATCTGGAACAACAAATTTCTGTTGGATAGGGAATCAAAGTACCGTTGAGCAGCAGCAATTAGGAGTCAAGGTTGCAGAATTTCTCAAG CCTGGATCACCAATCAAGCACACCAAAGAAGGAACCGAGAGCTCGGTCTTTTGGGGTGCTGTCGGAGGAAAAAAGGCCCACACCAGTAAGAAGTCCGTATCCGAGACTCCCAGGGATCCTCACTTGTTTGCTTACTCCATTAATAAAG GAAAATTAGAG GTTGAAGAAATATACAGATTCTCTCAAGATGATCTGTTAACGGAGGATATGTTGATACTTGATACACATGCGGAAGTGATTGTTTGGGTTGGCCAATTAGTGGACACAAAAGAGAAGCAATCTGCTTTCGAGATTGGACAG AAATATGTGGAGATGGCTGCCTCACTTGACGGATTAGCCCCAAATGTTCCACTTTACAAAGTTTCTGAAGGAAATGAGCCATGCTTCTTCACCACATATTTTTCATGGGATCCTGCAAAAGCAAGT GTATATGGGAACTCATTCCAAAAGAAGGCTTTGCAACTCTTTGGTTATGGCAATGAG GATAAGTCCAATTCTTCAAATAATGAGGGACCAACTCAAAGGGCTTCAGCTTTGGCAGCTTTGAACACTGCATTCAATTCTACTTCATCTCCGAAACCAGTCATAGCCCCTAGGGGCCAAGGGCAGAGAGCTGCTGCAGTGGCTGCTTTATCTTCTGTTTTGACTGCTGAGAAACGATCACCCGAATCATCTCCAGGTCGAAGGCTCAGAAGTCCACGTGCAGAATCTAGCCCTACTG CTCGAACTCCAAGGAAAAACACAGACGTTTCTGCCTTTGCGGAAGAAGCCAATGAAAATTTGGAAGGGAAGGATTCGGAGCTAGCTGAGCCTAATGAAGATGCTAATGAGGAGGAAAACGAGCAAGACGAGGGTGCCTCTAAAGCTGTTGAGGGTACATATAGTTATGAGCAGCTCAAATCCAAGTCTGTCCCAGGGATTGATTCCAAACACCGAGAG GCCTATCTTTCTGAAGAAGAATTCCAGACAGTGTTTGAGATGAGCAAAGAAGCTTTCTACCAGACCCCGAAATGGAAGCAAGACCTTCTCAAAAAGAAAGCTGAGCTCTTCTAG